One window of the Chloroflexota bacterium genome contains the following:
- a CDS encoding aminotransferase class V-fold PLP-dependent enzyme, protein MEISLHEYNDNNLYQALAAFKNEYPAYESTHLLDNLRAREYARLEKHNQIYLDYTGGGLYAASQLRQHMALLEEGIFGNPHSKNPTSLAMTHLVEQARCYVLEFFNASPDEYVVIFTPNASGALKLVGEAYPFDAHSRYLPVFDNHNSVNGIREFARSKGARVTYMPTVMPELRLGAAELEAELNQVEPESNNLFAYPAQSNFTGVQHSLEWIAMAQARGWDVLLDSAAFAPTNRLDLSIWKPDFVPLSFYKIFGYPTGVGCLLARKATLRKLQRPWFAGGTISITSVQGEGWHYLLENEAGFEDGTVNYLNLPAIEIGLRHIASIGIDIIHERVACLTGWLLDQMIKLRHSNGRPLVQIFGPTNLKARGGTISFSVDDPEGTRIDYRRIEALANQANISLRTGCFCNPGTGEIVHQLKQEEMAQVFNQPTALSFDDFFDWARNEHNRNPSTIRISVGVVSNFADVYRFIQFLHTFKDKLDADIQVVEVDYPKYGLLRDSA, encoded by the coding sequence ATGGAAATATCATTGCATGAATACAACGATAATAATTTGTACCAGGCTTTAGCCGCTTTCAAAAATGAATATCCAGCCTATGAAAGCACTCATCTATTAGATAATTTGCGCGCCCGCGAGTACGCCCGCCTGGAAAAACACAATCAAATCTATTTGGATTACACTGGTGGTGGTTTGTATGCCGCATCGCAGCTTCGCCAGCACATGGCCCTGCTAGAAGAAGGCATTTTTGGCAACCCCCATTCAAAGAATCCAACATCCCTTGCCATGACGCACCTGGTTGAACAGGCGCGTTGTTATGTGCTGGAATTCTTTAACGCCTCCCCCGATGAATATGTGGTCATCTTCACGCCCAATGCCAGCGGCGCGCTGAAACTCGTTGGCGAAGCGTATCCATTTGATGCACACAGCCGTTACTTACCCGTTTTTGATAATCATAATTCCGTCAACGGCATCCGCGAATTTGCCCGCAGTAAAGGCGCGCGAGTAACATACATGCCCACCGTGATGCCTGAATTACGCCTGGGCGCAGCCGAGCTCGAAGCAGAATTGAATCAAGTCGAACCGGAGAGCAACAATCTATTCGCCTATCCGGCGCAATCCAATTTCACCGGCGTGCAACATTCGCTGGAGTGGATTGCGATGGCGCAAGCCAGGGGTTGGGATGTTTTACTTGATAGCGCAGCTTTCGCCCCCACAAACCGCCTTGATCTGAGTATCTGGAAACCCGATTTTGTGCCGCTGTCGTTTTATAAAATATTCGGCTACCCCACCGGAGTGGGCTGCTTGCTGGCCCGTAAAGCAACCCTGCGAAAATTACAACGCCCCTGGTTTGCGGGTGGTACCATTTCGATTACCTCCGTACAGGGCGAAGGATGGCATTATCTGTTAGAGAATGAAGCCGGGTTTGAAGATGGCACCGTCAATTATCTCAATTTGCCCGCCATAGAGATTGGCCTGCGCCATATTGCCAGCATCGGCATTGATATTATTCACGAACGGGTTGCCTGTCTGACTGGCTGGCTGCTGGACCAAATGATAAAGCTGCGCCACAGCAATGGACGTCCCCTGGTGCAGATTTTTGGGCCTACGAACCTGAAAGCGCGGGGGGGGACAATTTCCTTCAGCGTGGACGACCCCGAGGGGACGCGCATCGACTACCGGCGCATCGAAGCGCTGGCGAACCAAGCGAATATCTCGCTACGGACGGGTTGCTTCTGCAACCCGGGAACTGGCGAAATCGTGCATCAGCTAAAACAAGAAGAAATGGCGCAGGTATTCAATCAACCCACTGCATTATCATTTGATGATTTCTTTGATTGGGCGCGCAACGAACATAACCGCAACCCCAGCACAATTCGAATCTCGGTTGGGGTAGTCTCGAATTTTGCGGATGTCTATCGGTTTATACAATTTCTCCATACTTTTAAAGATAAACTGGATGCAGACATTCAGGTCGTTGAAGTGGACTATCCAAAATATGGTTTGCTGCGTGATAGTGCATAA
- the mraZ gene encoding division/cell wall cluster transcriptional repressor MraZ, whose product MFLGQYRHSLDDKGRLTIPAKFRDELSNGAHLTQGFDRNLRLVTKAAFDEMAAKVSQMQTTDPLTRILRRLIFASASEADLDSVGRILIPQFLRDVAGLQTDAVIVGVGEAIEIWSPASWDEQVSLLSDVEANSQRFAALEL is encoded by the coding sequence ATGTTTTTGGGTCAGTACCGCCACTCGCTTGATGATAAGGGACGATTGACGATTCCGGCAAAGTTTCGCGACGAATTGTCTAATGGCGCGCATCTGACACAAGGTTTTGATCGCAACCTGCGCCTGGTGACGAAGGCAGCGTTTGATGAAATGGCTGCTAAAGTCAGTCAGATGCAGACAACCGATCCGTTAACCCGTATTTTGCGCCGTTTGATCTTTGCAAGCGCCAGCGAGGCTGACCTGGATAGCGTTGGCCGCATCTTGATTCCGCAGTTTTTGCGCGATGTGGCTGGATTGCAAACGGATGCTGTTATTGTAGGCGTTGGCGAGGCTATCGAAATCTGGTCACCTGCATCTTGGGATGAACAAGTTAGTTTGCTCAGCGATGTTGAAGCCAATTCACAGCGTTTTGCGGCCCTGGAATTATAG
- the rsmH gene encoding 16S rRNA (cytosine(1402)-N(4))-methyltransferase RsmH — MTHQPVLYHEILEALHPHDGGCYIDGTVGAGGHARGILEASSPNGKLLGLDLDPRALDLAKNNLASFGERVTLVQASYTSLDEQMQALGWSSVQGIVLDLGVSSMQLDTPERGFSFKVDAPLDMRFSPEEVRTAADLVNSLPESELADLIYRYGEERKSRQVARAIVYARPVRTTLELAQIVSRVVGKGKGYTRLHPATRTFQALRIATNRELEAVETVLPLAISALTPGGRLAVIAFHSLEDRIVKRYFQRESRDCICPVEIPICSCGHQASINMVTRKPLQASSAEVDKNPRARSARLRVAEKR, encoded by the coding sequence ATGACGCATCAACCTGTACTTTACCACGAAATTCTAGAAGCTCTGCATCCTCACGATGGCGGCTGTTATATTGACGGCACTGTAGGCGCCGGCGGCCATGCAAGGGGGATATTAGAGGCCAGTTCTCCGAATGGAAAATTACTAGGATTGGACCTCGACCCCCGGGCATTAGACTTAGCCAAAAATAACTTAGCATCTTTTGGGGAGCGCGTGACCCTGGTGCAAGCTTCTTACACATCGCTGGATGAGCAGATGCAAGCCCTGGGTTGGTCCTCTGTCCAGGGGATTGTACTCGACCTGGGCGTTTCTTCGATGCAGTTAGATACGCCGGAACGCGGCTTTTCCTTCAAAGTAGATGCCCCCCTGGATATGCGTTTCAGCCCCGAGGAAGTACGCACCGCTGCCGATTTGGTGAATTCGCTTCCTGAATCCGAGTTGGCCGATTTGATTTATCGCTACGGCGAAGAGCGCAAATCGCGGCAGGTGGCCCGGGCGATCGTTTATGCCCGGCCGGTTCGCACCACCCTCGAGCTGGCTCAGATCGTCAGCCGCGTAGTGGGCAAGGGCAAAGGATACACACGTTTGCATCCGGCTACGCGCACTTTTCAGGCATTGCGGATTGCCACCAACCGAGAATTGGAGGCTGTCGAGACTGTGCTCCCGTTGGCGATATCGGCATTGACCCCCGGGGGGCGGTTAGCTGTGATTGCCTTTCATTCGCTGGAAGATCGCATTGTAAAACGCTATTTTCAGCGTGAGAGTCGGGATTGTATATGCCCGGTCGAAATTCCGATATGTAGTTGCGGGCACCAGGCTTCTATTAATATGGTTACTCGGAAGCCCTTACAGGCTTCCTCAGCCGAAGTTGATAAAAATCCGCGGGCGCGCAGCGCTCGCTTGCGAGTTGCTGAAAAGCGCTAA
- a CDS encoding penicillin-binding protein 2 yields the protein MNTSNRFRYASMGVVFIFASLAIVSRLIYIQIGPTHESIQTFEAVDGLTLVNLYPARGNIYDRHGRMLAGNQLIYEVAIELSYVRNAETIAWATSAYLGLDYNEVFALASLKLDETDLRHITLSNFVPHDTAEILSTLKFDFLDDPENAGVGSNNKVHSLVGLTITPRLDRSYPEGPLASNVLGFVMKDGTSIHGVEEELHWLLSGVEKQEAVSTDPHLAMELPETIHGADIVLTLDREIQSAMEEILDAHMASSGSTSGSIIVMDPRSGELLSIASYPRMDLSAEWDFEALFEGNLAFNMAIDGYEPGSVFKVLTMASALDAGVVVPNTEFIDTGALPVDGWTIHNWDGGAWGPQTMTTCLQHSLNVCLAWIATEKLGPTLFYQYLHDFQFKQPTNVELAREYAGNVRFHNDPDWHLIDLATNSYGQGIEVTPLQMLRAISAVANDGKMMTPYILQAVVDDEHQYSFGPEVAGQPISAATAHTLSEMLATSLEKEASTSLVPGYRVAGKTGTATIYNSSLTNASFVGWGPVDDPQFMVYIWLNKPTSTPWASLVAAPVFRDVVSRLVVLMDIPPDEVRLSMNAE from the coding sequence ATGAATACAAGCAATCGTTTCCGTTATGCCAGTATGGGCGTAGTCTTTATTTTTGCCAGTCTGGCAATTGTCTCCCGGTTGATTTATATTCAAATTGGACCAACGCATGAAAGTATCCAGACCTTCGAGGCAGTGGATGGTTTGACACTCGTCAACCTGTACCCGGCACGCGGCAATATTTATGATCGTCATGGCCGTATGCTAGCGGGTAATCAGCTGATTTATGAAGTAGCGATTGAACTCAGCTATGTGCGCAACGCGGAAACAATTGCCTGGGCAACAAGTGCATATCTAGGCTTGGATTATAACGAAGTATTTGCTTTGGCCAGTTTGAAACTCGATGAGACAGACCTGAGGCATATTACACTGAGCAATTTTGTTCCACATGACACCGCGGAGATTTTATCGACGCTAAAATTCGATTTTTTGGATGATCCTGAAAATGCGGGTGTGGGTTCTAACAATAAAGTGCATAGTTTGGTTGGATTGACGATAACCCCGCGGCTAGATCGCAGTTACCCGGAGGGGCCGTTGGCATCCAATGTGTTGGGTTTTGTGATGAAAGACGGCACCAGCATTCATGGCGTTGAAGAAGAACTGCACTGGCTACTTTCTGGCGTGGAGAAACAAGAAGCGGTTTCCACGGACCCGCATCTGGCAATGGAATTGCCAGAAACAATACACGGTGCAGATATTGTATTGACTCTTGATCGAGAAATCCAGTCCGCAATGGAAGAAATACTCGATGCCCACATGGCATCCAGCGGTTCAACATCTGGCAGTATTATTGTGATGGACCCTAGGTCGGGTGAACTTCTCAGTATCGCATCGTACCCGCGTATGGATTTGTCGGCAGAGTGGGACTTTGAAGCCCTGTTTGAGGGGAATCTGGCGTTTAATATGGCGATTGATGGTTATGAGCCGGGTTCAGTTTTCAAAGTGCTTACTATGGCCTCCGCATTAGATGCAGGGGTTGTTGTGCCAAATACTGAATTTATTGATACCGGCGCACTGCCCGTGGATGGCTGGACAATCCATAACTGGGATGGCGGTGCCTGGGGGCCGCAAACGATGACGACATGTTTGCAGCACTCGTTGAATGTTTGCTTGGCCTGGATTGCTACGGAAAAGCTAGGCCCAACATTGTTTTACCAGTATTTGCACGATTTTCAGTTCAAACAACCTACCAATGTCGAATTAGCGCGTGAATATGCTGGTAATGTCCGATTTCATAATGATCCCGATTGGCATCTGATTGACCTGGCGACAAATTCGTATGGGCAAGGCATTGAAGTCACGCCGCTACAAATGCTGCGAGCAATTTCAGCGGTAGCCAACGATGGAAAAATGATGACGCCGTATATCCTGCAGGCTGTAGTCGATGACGAGCATCAGTATTCATTTGGCCCAGAAGTTGCCGGGCAGCCGATTTCAGCGGCTACAGCTCACACGCTTTCGGAAATGCTGGCTACATCGTTAGAGAAGGAAGCATCTACATCTTTGGTGCCTGGTTATCGTGTGGCCGGAAAAACAGGCACGGCCACAATTTATAACAGCAGTCTGACCAATGCATCGTTTGTTGGCTGGGGCCCGGTGGATGACCCTCAGTTTATGGTGTATATCTGGTTGAACAAGCCCACGAGTACGCCCTGGGCTTCGTTAGTCGCTGCCCCAGTCTTTCGTGATGTGGTGTCCCGGTTGGTGGTTCTGATGGATATTCCACCCGATGAGGTGAGACTTAGCATGAATGCCGAATAA